A single genomic interval of Blochmannia endosymbiont of Camponotus sp. C-003 harbors:
- a CDS encoding FAD-dependent monooxygenase, with protein sequence MDSFDLLIVNQGIAGLALACGLGDGFRIAIIEHTHFHTYEANLWDLETSLVNITSIKILQYLKIWHPKISDFSVALHKLEILKNHNISKIVFNSGYLGYLDLGYIIDKHLIYQALIDRAQQLKNITFISSYVPESINYHEDAAFITIANNYTFKAKLVIGADGINSWVRNAANLSIIFRDNKYYGLTTIIQTEKTHNSILRYIVHNDGLVMLLPLKNMHLSVVFWLLPPYAAKKYLYVSDADQSINEALIKICNILGLCIMCDNKKYNISLLRMQYTHKCTNHRLVLLGNAAHTMCPLFFQNINSELIDAAILLHYLKNLKESNKDIGYYSYLKYYEHNRKHRIIKDFMYMPHMYMFLHNKNNLVKYIQCFIYYLINTVPNLKMHILHRIMGLNNMPEWLLKDHYN encoded by the coding sequence ATGGACAGTTTCGATCTATTAATTGTAAATCAAGGAATCGCTGGACTAGCATTAGCCTGTGGATTAGGTGATGGTTTTCGTATTGCAATTATAGAACATACACATTTTCATACGTATGAAGCAAATCTATGGGATTTGGAAACATCATTAGTTAATATAACTAGCATAAAAATTCTTCAATATTTAAAAATTTGGCATCCAAAAATATCAGATTTCTCTGTTGCATTACATAAACTGGAAATTCTTAAAAATCATAATATAAGTAAAATTGTTTTTAATTCCGGTTACTTAGGATACCTTGATTTAGGATATATTATTGATAAACATTTAATATATCAAGCTTTAATTGATCGTGCACAACAATTAAAAAATATCACATTTATTTCTTCATACGTACCTGAATCAATCAATTATCATGAAGATGCAGCATTTATTACAATAGCCAATAATTATACATTTAAAGCTAAATTAGTAATAGGAGCAGATGGAATAAATTCTTGGGTAAGAAACGCTGCAAATCTTTCCATAATATTTAGAGATAATAAATATTATGGATTAACTACTATTATTCAAACCGAGAAAACCCACAACAGCATTCTTCGTTATATTGTTCATAACGATGGATTAGTAATGTTATTACCATTAAAAAATATGCATCTCTCCGTTGTTTTTTGGTTATTGCCTCCATATGCTGCTAAAAAGTATTTATATGTATCCGATGCCGATCAATCTATTAATGAAGCGTTAATTAAAATTTGCAATATACTCGGTCTTTGTATTATGTGTGATAATAAAAAATATAACATTTCACTACTTAGAATGCAATATACACATAAATGTACAAACCATCGTTTAGTATTATTAGGCAACGCCGCACACACCATGTGTCCTTTATTTTTTCAAAATATCAATTCAGAACTGATAGATGCAGCAATTTTATTACATTATCTAAAGAATCTAAAAGAAAGTAACAAAGATATTGGATACTATAGTTATTTAAAATATTATGAACACAATAGAAAACACAGAATAATTAAAGACTTCATGTATATGCCACATATGTATATGTTTCTTCACAATAAAAATAATCTTGTAAAATACATACAATGTTTTATTTATTATCTGATAAACACTGTTCCCAATTTAAAAATGCATATTTTACATCGTATTATGGGCTTAAATAATATGCCGGAATGGTTACTAAAAGACCATTATAACTAA
- the ygfZ gene encoding tRNA-modifying protein YgfZ, whose translation MFSHTTFSGQYPVPSKDLPLTFISLEEWTLVKLCGPDVIQCLHNQFTCDIQNLDEHKYSFAAHCNPKGKMISNMYVFHFKNQEMALIERLNICKKQIEEMKKYMVFSNVTVVPDYDAILIGIAGRNARNHLSMFFSVLPNETHTIIHAQDVTLLYFSAPSERFLLIINKKSVLDRLLNESQFHIQLNDSRQWVSLDMEAGYPIIEPTTSELFIPQAVNMDILQGISFDKGCYIGQESIARIKYRGCNKQTLCRLNGVIDYTNRYKLPAAGDQVELKVNNQYWKNIGVVLHSCQIKKNNVWVQVVLNRSILEPSELRITNIQTHDSLIFHY comes from the coding sequence GTGTTTTCTCATACGACTTTTTCAGGACAGTACCCTGTTCCCTCAAAAGATTTGCCCCTAACATTTATCTCCTTAGAAGAATGGACGTTAGTGAAATTATGTGGACCAGATGTTATACAATGTTTACATAATCAATTTACTTGTGATATTCAAAATTTAGATGAACATAAATATAGTTTTGCAGCACATTGTAATCCAAAAGGCAAAATGATTAGCAATATGTATGTTTTTCATTTTAAAAATCAAGAAATGGCATTGATTGAACGTTTAAATATATGCAAGAAACAAATAGAAGAAATGAAAAAATATATGGTATTTTCTAATGTTACTGTTGTCCCTGATTACGATGCAATACTTATTGGAATAGCTGGAAGAAATGCAAGAAATCATTTAAGTATGTTTTTTTCAGTGCTTCCAAATGAGACGCATACAATAATTCATGCTCAAGATGTAACTTTACTTTACTTTAGTGCGCCATCGGAACGATTTTTATTGATTATTAATAAAAAATCAGTATTAGATCGCTTGTTAAATGAATCACAATTTCACATACAACTTAACGATAGTCGCCAATGGGTATCGTTGGATATGGAAGCAGGTTATCCAATTATTGAGCCAACGACTAGTGAATTATTTATCCCTCAAGCTGTTAATATGGATATATTACAGGGTATTAGTTTTGATAAGGGTTGTTATATTGGACAAGAATCTATTGCGCGCATTAAATATCGTGGATGTAACAAACAAACGTTATGTCGGTTAAATGGTGTCATTGATTATACGAATCGTTATAAATTGCCTGCAGCTGGTGATCAGGTAGAGTTAAAAGTAAATAATCAATACTGGAAAAATATTGGAGTTGTTTTGCATTCCTGTCAAATTAAAAAAAATAATGTATGGGTACAAGTAGTGTTAAATAGATCGATTTTAGAGCCTTCAGAATTGAGAATTACAAATATACAAACTCATGACAGTCTTATTTTTCATTATTGA
- the ubiH gene encoding 2-octaprenyl-6-methoxyphenyl hydroxylase, whose amino-acid sequence MSIVINGGGMTGAILALMLSKLTKGDLEISLIEQHSPYCYDTKLSSNIYPPHVIALSRGAYSELIRINMASILSSCSTVIKQVEISEYHRLHKIFINAQDYQLSELGYVIELNIFKKKLFDFLHKKSTVTVYCPATLQKIKRGKKNNIIILNNGHQIISKLMVAADGTDSTLASNCGIKWFRWNYQQTAIVSKITTEIPHFGRAFEKFTEHGPLAILPMANDFSFLIWCISDKQKKEVSTWKKDKFSQELQNVFGWKLGKILDVGKRYFYDLWLTRANSHISHRLALVGNAAQSLHPIAGQGFNLGLRDIVVLSKIITQALYQNVDIGDYSVLNTYQKHRYLDQYRTITITDGLVRLFSNHCLPLIIARSMGLFFVHYSTFLRRLLVNTILNWKTD is encoded by the coding sequence ATGTCTATTGTTATAAATGGCGGAGGAATGACAGGCGCAATACTAGCCTTAATGTTATCTAAATTAACCAAAGGAGACCTAGAGATATCTTTAATAGAACAACATTCTCCTTATTGTTATGATACAAAATTATCTTCGAATATATACCCTCCTCATGTAATAGCTTTATCACGAGGAGCTTATTCTGAATTGATACGAATTAATATGGCTTCAATTTTATCTTCTTGCTCCACTGTTATAAAACAAGTAGAGATCAGTGAATATCATCGGTTACATAAAATATTCATTAATGCTCAAGATTATCAATTATCAGAATTAGGTTATGTTATCGAATTAAACATTTTTAAAAAAAAGTTATTTGATTTTTTACATAAAAAATCAACTGTGACTGTATATTGCCCAGCAACTCTACAAAAAATCAAGCGCGGAAAAAAAAACAATATAATTATTTTAAATAATGGTCATCAAATTATTTCAAAATTAATGGTAGCGGCAGATGGTACTGATTCCACATTAGCTTCTAATTGTGGTATAAAATGGTTCAGATGGAATTATCAACAAACTGCTATAGTTTCTAAAATTACTACTGAAATACCGCATTTTGGAAGAGCTTTTGAAAAATTTACAGAACATGGACCATTAGCAATATTACCGATGGCTAACGATTTTAGTTTTTTAATTTGGTGTATTTCTGACAAGCAAAAAAAAGAAGTATCTACATGGAAGAAAGATAAATTTTCTCAAGAATTACAAAATGTATTCGGATGGAAATTAGGAAAAATTTTAGATGTAGGAAAAAGATATTTTTACGATCTTTGGCTAACCCGAGCAAATAGTCACATTAGTCACAGATTGGCATTAGTCGGAAATGCGGCGCAAAGTCTACATCCTATTGCAGGGCAAGGATTTAATCTTGGATTACGTGATATTGTAGTGTTGTCGAAAATAATTACACAAGCACTATATCAGAATGTAGATATTGGAGACTATTCTGTGCTAAATACATACCAGAAACACAGGTATTTAGATCAATATAGAACCATTACCATCACTGATGGATTAGTGCGTCTATTTAGCAATCATTGCTTACCATTGATTATTGCTCGAAGTATGGGTTTATTTTTTGTTCACTACAGTACCTTTCTAAGGCGCCTTTTGGTAAATACAATATTAAATTGGAAAACAGATTAA